Proteins from a genomic interval of Pectinophora gossypiella chromosome 28, ilPecGoss1.1, whole genome shotgun sequence:
- the LOC126379325 gene encoding uncharacterized protein LOC126379325 — MREARASLQPSPLLPAQEEEAEQTSAALAKVVKTSLETITMVATKSSQLKGTYVRALKDAVKGIQEAVSQIRARTMTEEVVRLEAANSKLTKEVADLRRDLQELRQRPSQPVSSEPSLRQLLEETARANAEMFGNMLNARLAGIEDRLLPEPRRRPPLAADTRSARADPAQSAPAGAPVASTRSSGQPAKPAKPDKKATQEAPVNSQASSAPTSSGKKGKSKKKSLAAQEAAEARRQPAPAPTAEPWTAVVGRKAKNKAAKAAKAAKAAKEPPKPRPTAQKRAKLRTPRTAAVSLTLVPGVEERGVTYASILSDAKRRVSLADLGISNMRFRRAATGARLLEIGGEGSAAKADSLAKKLREVLSPDAVKVVRPVKRAEIRVTGLDDSADAIEVADAVAKEGGCAVDDVKHGRIVVGPRGDGSLWIRCPVAAAKRLSDSGRLLVGWTSARVRLLDSRPARCYRCLEPGHLGVKCSCEVDRSRLCFRCGQPDHQARDCTAEPHCPVCATAGKPAAHSIGGSGCISAAKPAAKSPQE; from the coding sequence atgagggaggctagggcctctttacagcccagcccccTCCTGCCAGCCCAAGAAGAGGAGGCAGAGCAAACCAGTGCAGCTCTAGCCAAAGTTGTGAAGACTTCGCTGGAAACCATTACGATGGTCGCCACGAAGTCTTCACAACTGAAAGGAACGTACGTCCGGGCCCTGAAGGATGCCGTAAAGGGCATCCAAGAGGCGGTGTCCCAGATCAGGGCGCGGACGATGACGGAGGAGGTTGTGCGGCTGGAGGCCGCTAACTCCAAGCTCACGAAGGAGGTCGCCGACCTGCGCCGCGACTTGCAagagttgcggcagcgaccaTCCCAGCCTGTGAGCTCGGAGCCTAGCCTCCGGCAGCTCCTGGAGGAGACAGCCCGTGCCAACGCCGAGATGTTCGGCAACATGCTGAACGCGCGGTTGGCCGGGATTGAAGACCGTCTCCTCCCAGAGCCACGAAGGAGACCTCCGCTCGCGGCGGACACCAGAAGCGCCAGGGCAGACCCTGCTCAGTCTGCGCCAGCAGGGGCCCCGGTCGCTTCTACGAGAAGTAGTGGCCAGCCTGCCAAGCCCGCAAAGCCCGACAAAAAGGCCACACAAGAGGCTCCCGTAAACAGCCAGGCCTCTTCTGCTCCCACttcttcgggaaagaaggggaagAGCAAGAAAAAGAGCCTGGCTGCACAGGAGGCGGCAGAGGCTCGGCGCCAGCCTGCCCCTGCACCAACGGCGGAGCCCTGGACCGCTGTTGTTGGCCGAAAGGCCAAGAAcaaggcggccaaagcggccaaagcggccaaagcggccaaagagcCGCCAAAGCCTCGGCCCACGGCCCAGAAGAGGGCAAAGCTCCGGACACCAAGAACGGCAGCGGTATCGCTGACCTTGGTGCCCGGAGTCGAGGAGAGAGGCGTAACATACGCCTCGATCCTCTCCGACGCCAAGCGGCGCGTCTCCCTCGCTGACCTCGGAATCAGCAACATGCGGTTCCGCAGGGCGGCGACGGGTGCGCGCCTGCTTGAGATCGGAGGGGAAGGCTCGGCGGCGAAGGCGGACTCTCTCGCCAAGAAGCTGAGGGAGGTCCTCAGCCCGGACGCGGTCAAGGTCGTCCGCCCAGTGAAGcgcgcggaaatccgcgtcactgggctggacgactcAGCCGACGCCATTGAGGTGGCCGACGCTGTGGCCAAGGAAGGAGGCTGCGCGGTCGACGACGTGAAGCATGGGCGGATCGTCGTCGGACCGAGAGGTGACGGGTCCCTCTGGATCAGGTGTCCGGTCGCGGCCGCCAAGAGGCTGTCCGACTCTGGCCGACTGCTGGTCGGGTGGACGTCGGCCAGAGTAAGGCTTCTCGACTCCAGACCGGCACGGTGCTACCGTTGCCTGGAGCCCGGGCACCTCGGAGTGAAGTGctcctgcgaggttgaccgcagccgactgtgcttccgctgcggtcaaCCCGACCATCAGGCGAGGGACTGCACGGCTGAGCCCCATTGCCCCGTCTGTGCGACGGCAGGCAAACCGGCGGCTCATTCCATCGGTGGCAGCGGATGCATTTCTGCTGCCAAGCCGGCAGCCAAAAGCCCGCAGGAGA